A single window of Montipora capricornis isolate CH-2021 chromosome 14, ASM3666992v2, whole genome shotgun sequence DNA harbors:
- the LOC138031551 gene encoding uncharacterized protein has translation MATIGQVKDLLKKELQPLHSKLETMSTEFSELRASVQLFSDKYDDLLKQIKQSNEKLHQQRTDLSKTNSEVNNIKKDLMSMEERIANTSYEIEEVGQYLRRDCLEISGIKATSDCSAESIVQSVGKAIDVSVNEQDISIAHPIPSYNAAAPPKIIVKFTRRSVRNTFYSNRRKLANKKARDLPDLDLESDANIFISESLTPYKKNYLVM, from the coding sequence ATGGCTACAATTGGACAGGTAAAGGACCTTCTAAAGAAGGAACTTCAACCGCTTCATTCTAAATTGGAGACTATGTCTACTGAGTTCAGTGAATTAAGAGCATCAGTTCAACTTTTCTCGGACAAGTATGACGATCTATTGAAACAAATCAAGCAGTCGAATGAAAAACTTCATCAACAGAGGACAGACTTGAGTAAGACCAACTCCGAAGTAAATAACATCAAGAAAGATCTTATGAGCATGGAAGAGCGAATAGCAAATACCTCCTATGAGATTGAGGAAGTTGGTCAATACCTTAGAAGGGATTGTTTGGAAATATCGGGAATCAAGGCGACGAGCGACTGTTCAGCCGAATCCATTGTTCAATCAGTTGGCAAAGCTATTGATGTTTCAGTTAACGAACAAGATATTTCTATTGCGCACCCTATACCGTCTTACAATGCTGCTGCTCCACcaaaaataattgtgaaattTACCCGACGAAGTGTGAGAAATACCTTCTACTCCAATCGGAGGAAACTGGCCAACAAGAAAGCAAGAGACCTTCCTGACCTTGACCTCGAGTCTGACGCTAACATCTTTATCTCTGAATCCCTCACGccgtataaaaaaaattatttggtaatgtaa
- the LOC138031552 gene encoding uncharacterized protein has protein sequence MPAMSYYMWTQHWPITDLKQIDREARKIVVENGGKHPCGSTSLLYLSRDKGGRGMRSIETEYKETKIKAAANLYQNRDPAMKIVRDFEERAESMGHQALTKEAAAYAKEYGLELQLEYPDPVCVTEEGEVIPGKKVKNILKRHRESRVREEVKEQRWQGKLVTERERDEELSAERCFWWLSDWRTCPTHTIAGMFELYEQLLPTRLYTIHKTRVSDSGDSTCRLCGTAPEGMAHILSACPALAQTKYLARHDAVLKVLFFEIIFDLDLIDSVPPWYSPIKPQSVYETAEVQAYWDVPVYGEYQELRANRVDARIVNNRDKQVIALEMSCPWVSNRGKKTSEKTMKYAPLRWELKQRYPGYEINQCNIILDVLGGWSKDLDDTLQKLVGSKAKGVLKKMQKACLSGTLNIARTFKVII, from the coding sequence ATGCCAGCTATGAGTTACTATATGTGGACTCAGCACTGGCCAATAACAGACCTGAAGCAAATAGACAGAGAGGCCCGCAAAATTGTTGTAGAGAACGGAGGCAAGCATCCCTGTGGTTCAACATCCCTGCTGTACCTGTCACGTGATAAAGGTGGGAGGGGGATGCGATCCATCGAGACAGAGTATAAAGAAACGAAGATTAAAGCAGCGGCCAATCTGTATCAGAACAGAGATCCGGCTATGAAGATAGTACGGGACTTCGAGGAGCGCGCGGAGAGCATGGGGCACCAAGCACTGACAAAGGAAGCGGCGGCGTACGCGAAAGAGTATGGTCTGGAGCTACAGCTTGAATATCCTGATCCAGTCTGTGTCACAGAGGAGGGAGAGGTGATACCTGGGAAAAAGGTAAAGAATATTCTCAAGAGACATCGAGAATCAAGAGTGCGGGAGGAGGTTAAAGAACagagatggcaaggaaagctggTAACGGAAAGAGAAAGAGACGAGGAGCTAAGTGCTGAGCGGTGCTTCTGGTGGCTGAGCGACTGGCGAACCTGCCCAACACACACCATCGCGGGCATGTTTGAGCTGTACGAACAACTATTACCCACACGGTTGTACACCATCCATAAGACACGTGTGAGTGATAGTGGTGATTCGACATGTAGGCTGTGCGGTACAGCGCCAGAGGGCATGGCCCACATTTTATCTGCCTGCCCCGCGCTTGCGCAAACCAAGTACCTCGCAAGACATGACGCCGTCTTGAAGGTCCTCTTCTTCGAGATCATCTTTGACTTGGACCTGATAGACTCTGTGCCCCCGTGGTATTCTCCCATCAAGCCACAGTCTGTCTATGAAACTGCAGAGGTACAGGCGTACTGGGATGTTCCGGTATATGGAGAGTACCAAGAGCTCAGAGCAAATAGAGTGGACGCTAGGATCGTTAACAACAGAGATAAGCAAGTGATAGCCttggaaatgagttgcccctggGTGAGCAACCGTGGTAAGAAAACATCTGAGAAGACCATGAAGTATGCGCCACTCAGATGGGAATTGAAACAGAGATACCCAGGGTAcgagataaatcagtgcaatatCATCCTAGATGTACTCGGGGGATGGTCCAAGGACTTAGATGACACCCTACAGAAGCTAGTAGGCAGCAAAGCTAAAGGCGtgctcaagaagatgcagaaggcgtgtctctcaggaactctaaatattgctcgcacttttaaagtgataATTTAA
- the LOC138032133 gene encoding uncharacterized protein, with protein MMRLRLGLFEKDLGHRFGISESTVSTIFHAWMHFLRKEFEGFVSFPRRSVLEEKIAKMFKELYPKTVVIIDAVKFRMQFPSALDLNSACYSSYKGTTTMKGLVGISPLGVVSFMSELYTGRISDKELTMASGLYKLLSPGDDVMADKGFDIQDDLAKYGVTLNIPAFLKGSSQFTIQETQHNKKIASLRIHVERGIERIKNWHIFDRCLTILLAPVASEIFFVVGGLTNFQPPLID; from the coding sequence ATGATGAGACTCCGTCTTGGACTGTTTGAGAAAGATCTTGGTCACAGATTCGGAATTTCAGAGTCCACGGTGTCTACTATTTTCCATGCCTGGATGCATTTTCTACGCAAAGAGTTTGAAGGGTTTGTGTCTTTCCCAAGAAGAAGCGTGTTGGAGGAGAAAATTGCCAAAATGTTTAAAGAGCTCTATCCCAAAACAGTTGTTATCATTGATGCTGTGAAGTTTCGTATGCAGTTCCCTTCAGCCCTTGACCTCAATTCGGCCTGTTACTCATCATACAAAGGAACAACGACCATGAAAGGACTGGTAGGAATTAGTCCTTTGGGAGTGGTGTCATTCATGAGTGAGTTGTATACTGGTAGAATTTCCGACAAAGAGCTCACAATGGCCAGTGGACTGTACAAATTGCTTTCCCCTGGAGATGACGTAATGGCCGATAAAGGGTTTGATATACAAGATGACCTGGCCAAATATGGAGTTACTTTAAACATTCCAGCATTTTTGAAAGGGAGCAGCCAGTTTACAATACAGGAGACACAACACAATAAGAAGATCGCCAGCCTCAGAATTCATGTGGAAAGGGGAATTGAACGAATCAAGAATTGGCACATTTTTGACAGGTGCCTAACTATCCTTTTAGCACCTGTTGCGAGTGAGATATTTTTTGTGGTTGGAGGCCTCACTAACTTTCAGCCTCCTTTGATAGATTAG